Proteins co-encoded in one Candidatus Stoquefichus sp. SB1 genomic window:
- a CDS encoding ABC transporter permease: protein MKRMLTMLKVEGKLSLRCPDGLIFGVGMPVGVLCLIGMIAGNQAVNSQSSYTFMDSAFASLLTVGICATAFMGLPLTFADYRDKKILKHFFVTPVSPMLMLLVQVIIALITALLSSMLVSLIAIFVFDYHMQGNIWAFIGAYFLVLFSMFSLGMVIASLCKTVKIANVVTTFVYFPMLFLSGATIPFEIFPTFLQNVATILPLTHGIQLLKDISMGVSSEHMMFSIGILVIITIVGCVISVVSFKWE from the coding sequence ATGAAGAGAATGCTAACAATGTTAAAAGTTGAAGGGAAATTATCATTAAGATGTCCAGATGGATTGATATTTGGAGTAGGTATGCCAGTTGGTGTTTTGTGTTTGATTGGAATGATTGCAGGTAATCAAGCAGTTAACAGTCAAAGTTCATATACATTTATGGATAGTGCTTTTGCTTCATTATTGACTGTTGGTATTTGTGCAACAGCATTCATGGGATTACCACTGACTTTTGCAGATTATCGAGATAAGAAGATTTTAAAGCATTTCTTTGTTACACCAGTGAGTCCTATGCTTATGTTATTGGTACAAGTGATAATTGCTCTAATAACAGCTTTGTTATCGTCAATGCTTGTATCATTGATTGCTATCTTTGTTTTTGATTATCACATGCAAGGAAATATATGGGCATTTATTGGAGCATATTTTCTTGTCTTATTTTCAATGTTTAGTTTGGGTATGGTTATTGCAAGTTTATGTAAAACAGTGAAGATTGCTAATGTTGTAACAACTTTTGTTTATTTTCCAATGTTGTTTTTATCAGGAGCAACCATTCCGTTTGAAATATTTCCTACATTTTTACAAAATGTAGCTACTATTTTACCACTTACACATGGTATTCAATTATTAAAAGATATATCAATGGGTGTTTCAAGTGAGCATATGATGTTTTCAATTGGTATTTTAGTTATCATCACTATTGTCGGATGTGTTATATCTGTTGTATCATTTAAATGGGAATAA
- a CDS encoding lactonase family protein has protein sequence MKVFYVSSYGKNNDKGIYIMKFDEETLEMKRVQQILTKDFPSYMITKNHVLYVAYKNASSHNDGGGIGSFTIHSDELILNNNYSSSGRSYTHLCVDEKDRYIFAANYHVGATASYQLENGIITQKICAVHHKGLGPDLLKRQTGPHAHCVGITPDQQFVYSVDLGADKVVMYRYNQGVLLEDTDFTLNIVPGSGPRHMLFSPDGRFAYLVNEIANNIMVFKYIEGRFNLIQAIHCLPRHFKGFSSASAIRMTSSGEHLFVSNRGHDSIAMYRVNKETGKISLLYMVHTGKGPRDFNIIDDKYLIVGCQELNCLQVLTFDEEAEKLLMSDSSIELPAPVCIAFE, from the coding sequence ATGAAAGTATTCTACGTTTCAAGTTATGGAAAAAACAACGATAAGGGAATTTATATAATGAAATTTGATGAAGAAACATTAGAAATGAAAAGAGTTCAACAAATTTTAACAAAAGACTTCCCTTCTTATATGATTACCAAAAATCATGTCCTTTATGTTGCTTATAAAAATGCAAGTTCTCACAATGATGGTGGAGGCATTGGAAGTTTTACAATTCACTCTGATGAATTAATTCTTAATAATAATTATAGTTCAAGTGGACGTTCTTATACTCATTTATGCGTTGATGAAAAGGATCGTTATATTTTTGCAGCAAATTACCATGTTGGTGCGACTGCTTCATATCAATTAGAAAATGGTATTATTACTCAAAAAATATGTGCTGTACATCATAAGGGACTTGGTCCTGATCTATTAAAAAGACAAACTGGACCCCATGCTCATTGTGTTGGTATAACTCCTGATCAGCAATTCGTTTATTCGGTTGACTTAGGAGCTGATAAAGTTGTTATGTATCGTTACAATCAGGGTGTGCTATTAGAAGATACTGACTTTACTTTAAACATTGTTCCTGGTTCAGGTCCACGACATATGCTTTTTTCTCCAGATGGACGTTTTGCATATTTAGTTAATGAAATTGCTAATAATATTATGGTTTTTAAATATATTGAAGGACGCTTTAATTTAATTCAGGCTATTCATTGTTTACCTAGACATTTTAAAGGATTTTCTAGTGCGTCTGCCATTCGAATGACATCTTCTGGAGAACATTTGTTTGTTTCCAATCGTGGTCATGATAGTATTGCAATGTATCGTGTGAATAAAGAGACTGGTAAGATTTCTTTACTTTATATGGTTCATACAGGCAAAGGGCCTCGTGATTTTAATATTATTGATGATAAGTATTTAATTGTTGGTTGTCAGGAACTGAATTGTTTACAAGTTTTAACTTTTGATGAAGAGGCTGAGAAATTACTGATGAGTGATTCTTCTATTGAACTTCCTGCCCCAGTTTGTATTGCTTTTGAATAG
- a CDS encoding HAD family hydrolase yields MDKKIIFIDVDGTLLDYENVLPKSADLAIKEARKRGHRVYICTGRSKAEVYDYLWDIGLDGMIGGNGSYVEDGDTVVMHQLITKEQCRHIVDWLKSRHLEFYLESNNGLFASENFETRGEPVVQEYCKRKGTEGASQKRVRDAFPEMIFDGELYRDDVNKVSFILESYQDHLDSIKEFPDLKPGTWGGAGETALFGDLGVKDITKAHAIDELLKYLNANIEDTFAFGDAKIDIPMLEYCHVGVAVNSGGDEIKAMADYVTDDVDKDGIYKAFVHFGLIDNFLEL; encoded by the coding sequence ATGGATAAGAAAATTATATTTATTGATGTTGATGGAACTTTGCTGGATTATGAGAATGTTTTACCTAAATCTGCTGATTTAGCTATTAAAGAAGCAAGAAAAAGAGGTCATAGAGTTTATATTTGTACAGGGAGAAGTAAGGCTGAAGTCTATGATTATTTATGGGATATTGGTTTAGATGGAATGATTGGTGGAAATGGGAGTTATGTAGAAGATGGAGATACTGTTGTTATGCATCAATTAATCACAAAAGAACAGTGTCGACATATTGTTGATTGGTTAAAATCTCGTCATTTAGAATTTTATTTAGAGAGTAATAATGGATTATTTGCAAGTGAAAATTTTGAAACAAGAGGAGAACCAGTGGTTCAGGAATATTGTAAACGTAAAGGAACTGAAGGAGCAAGTCAAAAGCGTGTGAGAGATGCTTTCCCAGAAATGATTTTTGATGGTGAGTTGTATCGTGATGATGTGAATAAGGTAAGTTTTATATTGGAAAGTTATCAGGATCATTTGGATTCAATAAAAGAATTTCCTGATTTGAAGCCTGGAACTTGGGGTGGTGCTGGAGAAACAGCATTATTTGGAGATTTAGGTGTTAAAGATATAACAAAAGCACATGCGATTGATGAATTGTTAAAATATTTAAATGCAAATATAGAAGATACTTTTGCATTTGGTGATGCTAAAATTGATATACCAATGCTTGAATATTGTCATGTAGGAGTAGCAGTTAATAGCGGTGGAGATGAGATTAAAGCCATGGCAGATTATGTAACTGATGATGTAGATAAGGATGGTATTTATAAAGCATTTGTACATTTTGGGTTAATTGATAACTTTTTAGAGTTATAG
- the rsmG gene encoding 16S rRNA (guanine(527)-N(7))-methyltransferase RsmG has protein sequence MNQEQFIEALLKQGITLTNKQLQQFHQYYETLIEWNNKMNLTAITQKEDVYLKHFYDSLTISFDYGFNHQSLCDIGAGAGFPSIPLKIIYPDLKITIVDSLTKRITFLKHLVEVLQLDQVEAISARAEEYAKDHRESFDIVTARAVARLNILDELCLPLVKPSGYFITLKGLKAKEELSEAKQGIEKLGGKVMNEVDFTLTDENDHRCNIYIQKIKTTPAKYPRAFGQIKKKPL, from the coding sequence ATGAACCAAGAACAATTTATTGAAGCCTTATTAAAACAAGGAATCACACTTACAAATAAACAATTACAACAATTTCATCAATATTATGAAACATTAATAGAATGGAATAACAAAATGAATCTAACAGCTATTACTCAAAAAGAAGATGTTTATCTTAAACATTTCTATGATTCATTAACAATTTCTTTTGATTATGGTTTTAATCATCAATCTTTATGTGATATTGGTGCAGGGGCAGGATTTCCATCTATTCCATTAAAAATCATTTATCCTGATTTAAAAATCACAATTGTTGATTCACTAACAAAACGTATAACTTTCTTAAAACATTTAGTAGAAGTTTTACAGTTAGATCAGGTTGAAGCCATAAGTGCAAGAGCAGAAGAATATGCTAAAGATCATCGTGAATCTTTTGATATAGTAACAGCAAGAGCCGTTGCAAGATTGAATATTCTTGATGAATTGTGTTTACCTTTGGTAAAACCTAGTGGTTATTTTATCACTTTAAAAGGATTAAAAGCAAAAGAGGAATTGAGTGAAGCAAAACAGGGAATTGAGAAATTAGGTGGAAAAGTCATGAATGAAGTTGATTTTACATTAACAGATGAAAATGATCATCGTTGTAATATTTATATTCAAAAAATTAAGACAACGCCTGCTAAATATCCTAGAGCATTTGGACAAATTAAAAAGAAACCATTATAA
- the thiD gene encoding bifunctional hydroxymethylpyrimidine kinase/phosphomethylpyrimidine kinase, with protein sequence MKTVLTIAGTDPTGGAGAQADLKTFMAHKVYGMSIITALVAQNTLGVKDIMNVTPEFLKEQFQCVFEDIYPDAIKIGMVSETQLIHQIVEQLKKYQAKNIVVDPVMLSTSGSRLLADQALTALKEELILMADIITPNIPEAEVLVDHTITCQEDMILAAKEIRQWYHGDILIKGGHFEDRSDDLLYHGDDVIWLKSEHINNPNTHGTGCTLSSAIAANLAMGDDMVTSVQKAKAYITGALKDGLDLGHGSGPLNHCWNL encoded by the coding sequence ATGAAAACAGTATTAACAATTGCTGGCACTGATCCTACAGGTGGAGCAGGGGCACAAGCTGATTTAAAAACATTTATGGCACATAAGGTGTATGGCATGAGTATTATCACAGCTTTGGTTGCACAAAATACATTGGGTGTAAAAGATATTATGAATGTGACACCTGAATTTTTAAAAGAACAGTTTCAATGTGTTTTTGAAGATATTTATCCTGATGCTATTAAAATAGGTATGGTGTCAGAAACACAATTGATTCATCAAATTGTTGAACAACTCAAAAAGTATCAGGCAAAAAATATTGTTGTTGATCCTGTGATGCTTTCAACAAGTGGCTCAAGATTATTAGCCGATCAGGCTTTAACAGCATTAAAAGAGGAACTCATTTTGATGGCAGATATCATTACACCTAATATTCCTGAGGCTGAAGTGTTAGTAGATCATACAATAACTTGTCAAGAAGATATGATTTTAGCAGCTAAAGAAATACGCCAGTGGTATCATGGTGATATTTTAATTAAAGGAGGACATTTTGAAGATAGATCAGATGATTTATTATATCATGGTGATGATGTTATCTGGTTAAAGAGTGAACATATCAATAATCCTAATACACATGGGACGGGTTGTACTTTATCTAGTGCTATTGCAGCCAATTTAGCAATGGGTGATGATATGGTTACAAGTGTTCAAAAAGCCAAAGCATATATTACAGGTGCTTTAAAAGATGGACTTGATTTAGGACATGGCAGTGGACCATTAAATCATTGTTGGAATCTTTAA
- a CDS encoding GyrI-like domain-containing protein → MEEMRIEKKESFQIIGFPIHTTNRKKQASKAILEHWKQFHEANFIDQLIPLMDQKDDGILGVNVYNVDKDDAKKLDYYIAVASSKTANDLVTYQVPECLWAIFPCTTDTIGKTEVMAISKWLPKSQYKPLNSGYITGKMKSQAPDIEYYGQDHYAEVWIAVRKK, encoded by the coding sequence ATGGAAGAAATGAGAATCGAAAAGAAAGAGAGTTTTCAAATTATTGGTTTTCCTATTCATACAACAAATCGTAAAAAACAGGCTTCAAAAGCTATTTTAGAACATTGGAAACAATTTCATGAAGCGAACTTCATTGACCAATTGATTCCGCTTATGGATCAAAAAGATGATGGAATATTAGGTGTTAATGTTTATAATGTTGATAAAGATGATGCTAAAAAATTGGATTATTATATCGCTGTGGCTAGTTCTAAGACAGCAAATGATTTAGTTACTTATCAAGTGCCTGAATGTTTATGGGCAATTTTCCCTTGTACTACTGATACAATTGGAAAAACAGAAGTGATGGCAATTTCTAAATGGTTACCTAAATCACAATATAAACCTTTAAACTCAGGCTATATCACTGGGAAAATGAAATCTCAGGCACCTGATATTGAATATTATGGTCAAGATCATTATGCTGAAGTTTGGATTGCTGTAAGAAAAAAATAA
- a CDS encoding ABC transporter ATP-binding protein, protein MSKCIEVHELTKIYDGRKVVDCLTFEVKKGEVYGLLGHNGAGKSTTIECILGLNTPDSGFAKLLGKDAAKHRKTVFEKVGVQLQQSHYQNNIRVGEVCEERAAMYSHPADYHYLLKQFQLEQYIHQPVDKLSGGERQRLSVVVALIPSPEVIFLDELTTGLDVAARREVWQILKLLKKQGMTILLTTHYMEEAENLCDRVLLIKDGQKRVEGTVQEIIEKSPYDHLEEAYLWYMGEEKLV, encoded by the coding sequence ATGAGTAAATGTATTGAAGTTCACGAATTAACAAAGATTTATGATGGAAGAAAAGTTGTTGATTGTTTGACTTTTGAAGTCAAAAAAGGAGAGGTTTATGGTCTTTTGGGTCATAATGGTGCTGGAAAGTCTACAACCATAGAATGTATATTAGGATTAAATACTCCTGATAGTGGTTTTGCGAAGTTATTGGGGAAGGATGCTGCTAAACATCGAAAAACAGTATTTGAAAAAGTAGGGGTACAATTACAGCAATCACATTATCAAAATAATATAAGAGTTGGTGAAGTATGTGAAGAAAGAGCGGCAATGTATAGCCATCCAGCAGATTATCATTATCTGTTAAAGCAATTTCAGTTAGAACAGTATATTCATCAGCCAGTTGATAAATTATCAGGAGGGGAAAGGCAAAGACTGTCAGTTGTCGTTGCTTTAATTCCAAGTCCGGAAGTGATCTTTTTAGATGAATTAACAACGGGACTTGATGTTGCAGCCCGTCGAGAAGTTTGGCAGATTTTAAAACTGTTGAAAAAACAGGGAATGACTATATTATTAACAACACATTATATGGAAGAAGCAGAAAATCTTTGTGATCGTGTGTTACTGATTAAAGATGGGCAAAAAAGGGTTGAGGGCACAGTTCAGGAAATCATTGAAAAAAGTCCTTACGATCATTTAGAAGAAGCTTATTTATGGTATATGGGAGAGGAGAAACTGGTATGA
- the thiE gene encoding thiamine phosphate synthase: MKEDSIQQAMCLYLVTDQRWVHHSFYEDIEEALKGGVTCVQLREKHMDNQSFIEEAKEVKKLCEKYHVPFIINDNVEVMLAVNGDGIHVGQHDMQAKDVRKRIGPNKILGVSVHSVEQAVSAYQAGADYLGVGAVFSTQTKDDAIVVDKQTLRDICDAVSIPVVAIGGIHHENIMALKDTGVAGVAVVSAILAQEHIQQSAIELKEQVLLL; encoded by the coding sequence TTGAAAGAAGATAGTATACAACAAGCAATGTGTTTATATCTTGTGACTGATCAAAGATGGGTACATCACTCTTTTTATGAAGATATTGAAGAAGCATTAAAAGGTGGTGTTACATGTGTTCAGTTAAGAGAAAAACATATGGATAATCAAAGTTTTATTGAGGAAGCAAAAGAAGTGAAGAAGCTTTGTGAAAAATATCATGTTCCTTTCATCATTAATGATAATGTTGAAGTCATGTTAGCAGTTAATGGAGATGGGATTCATGTTGGGCAACATGATATGCAAGCTAAGGATGTAAGAAAAAGAATTGGACCAAATAAGATTTTAGGAGTTTCTGTTCATTCTGTTGAACAGGCTGTAAGTGCTTATCAGGCAGGAGCTGATTATTTAGGAGTGGGTGCTGTTTTTTCAACGCAAACAAAAGATGATGCCATTGTAGTTGATAAACAAACATTAAGGGATATTTGTGATGCTGTTTCTATACCAGTGGTTGCGATTGGTGGAATTCATCATGAAAATATTATGGCTTTAAAGGATACAGGCGTTGCAGGAGTAGCTGTTGTGAGTGCTATTTTAGCACAAGAGCATATTCAACAATCAGCAATTGAATTAAAAGAACAGGTATTGTTATTATGA
- the noc gene encoding nucleoid occlusion protein, protein MKEPMYKFIDINQIVANENQPRTHFENEKIQELSVSIQQNGLLQPIVVRPYNGKYQIVVGERRYRACKLAKLDEVPCIVQTLDEQQTATAAIVENIQRENLSPIEEALAYQQLIDTQNLTQEQLAQKVGKKQSTIANKLRLLQLPMTVQEAVRRRDITERHARALLKLDTTAKQNNMLREIMDKGLNVEQTEQKIKSKIEPKVPQTKPKTKSISQNLKIAMNTIEQAVQMVQQAGVETVVESQETDDEMIYIIKMKK, encoded by the coding sequence GTGAAAGAACCAATGTATAAATTTATTGATATTAATCAAATTGTTGCTAATGAAAATCAGCCGAGAACACATTTTGAAAATGAAAAGATTCAAGAATTATCAGTATCTATACAACAAAATGGATTATTACAACCAATTGTTGTAAGACCATATAATGGTAAATATCAAATTGTTGTTGGAGAAAGAAGATATCGTGCGTGTAAACTTGCAAAATTGGATGAAGTTCCTTGTATTGTACAAACATTAGATGAACAACAAACAGCAACTGCGGCGATTGTTGAAAATATTCAAAGAGAAAACTTATCACCAATTGAAGAAGCCTTGGCTTATCAACAGTTGATTGATACACAAAATTTAACACAAGAACAATTGGCTCAAAAAGTTGGTAAAAAACAATCAACAATTGCTAATAAATTAAGATTATTACAATTGCCTATGACAGTTCAGGAAGCTGTCAGAAGAAGAGATATTACAGAGCGACATGCACGTGCACTCTTAAAGTTAGATACAACTGCTAAACAAAATAATATGTTAAGAGAAATCATGGATAAAGGTTTAAATGTTGAACAGACGGAACAAAAAATTAAGAGTAAGATAGAACCAAAAGTTCCACAGACAAAGCCAAAAACAAAGAGTATTTCTCAAAATTTAAAAATAGCAATGAATACAATTGAACAAGCTGTACAGATGGTTCAACAGGCAGGAGTAGAAACAGTTGTAGAAAGTCAAGAAACAGATGATGAAATGATTTATATAATTAAGATGAAAAAATAG
- a CDS encoding MerR family transcriptional regulator, whose product MSRENCYVEKLPQKLYKIGMFAQMNRVTIKALRHYDDIGLLKPEYVDEINGYRYYTSAQLPQLHRILAMRELGFSLEEIKKASEGISEKDLLIKKKCELLQEMVHIQKQIACVEGYLAGNCMNSDYRVVMKSIPEVIVASMQVHMDSYEDLFECMPAMGSEMEKAGCECAIPEYCFTIYYDEEYRESDIHAEICEAITQKPEDTKLVQFKVLPAVELAACVLHKGPYYTLPKAYEAIVQFIEESGYEIIGYQRESYIDGIWNKDSEDEWLTEIQFPVRKL is encoded by the coding sequence ATGAGTAGAGAAAATTGTTATGTAGAGAAGTTACCTCAGAAGTTATATAAAATAGGTATGTTTGCACAAATGAATAGAGTCACTATTAAAGCATTAAGACATTATGACGATATTGGTTTATTAAAACCAGAGTATGTAGATGAGATTAATGGTTATCGTTATTATACTTCAGCTCAATTACCACAATTACATAGAATTTTAGCAATGCGTGAATTAGGCTTTTCATTGGAAGAAATTAAAAAAGCAAGTGAAGGTATTTCAGAAAAAGATTTGTTAATAAAAAAGAAATGTGAATTATTACAAGAGATGGTACATATTCAAAAACAAATTGCATGTGTGGAAGGATACCTTGCAGGCAATTGTATGAATAGTGACTATCGTGTTGTTATGAAATCTATACCAGAAGTAATTGTCGCTTCTATGCAGGTGCATATGGATAGTTATGAGGATCTTTTTGAATGTATGCCAGCAATGGGAAGTGAAATGGAAAAAGCTGGTTGTGAATGTGCAATTCCTGAATACTGTTTTACAATTTATTATGATGAGGAATATCGTGAATCAGATATTCATGCTGAGATTTGTGAAGCTATCACTCAAAAGCCTGAAGATACTAAACTTGTTCAGTTCAAGGTTCTTCCAGCAGTTGAACTAGCTGCATGTGTTTTACATAAAGGACCTTATTATACATTACCAAAAGCATATGAAGCGATAGTTCAATTTATTGAGGAAAGTGGATATGAAATTATTGGTTATCAAAGAGAATCTTATATAGATGGTATTTGGAATAAGGATAGTGAGGATGAATGGTTAACGGAAATTCAATTTCCTGTTAGAAAACTATAA
- a CDS encoding HAD family hydrolase produces MKGYIFDLDGTLLDSMHIWDVLSIHYLEHLHIQPQKDLLQSLKPLSLHEAAIYLKETYHLSESLIDIQKGFMTQLEKEYQSVTLKEGVIAFLEKCLQQNISMCILTANHRDITENVLKQFHMRHYFQSVISCEDIQYTKQDQRSYQYAAQTLNLSIDKCIVVEDALHAIVTAKKAGFYVKAIYDKANDSDWNQIVLTADQTYQSFQNMEV; encoded by the coding sequence ATGAAAGGATATATTTTTGATTTAGATGGGACTTTACTTGATTCGATGCATATATGGGATGTTCTCTCTATTCATTATTTAGAACATCTTCATATTCAACCACAAAAAGATTTATTGCAATCTCTAAAACCACTTTCATTACATGAAGCTGCTATATATTTAAAAGAAACATATCATTTATCTGAATCATTGATTGATATTCAAAAGGGATTTATGACGCAATTAGAAAAAGAATATCAATCAGTGACGCTTAAAGAAGGAGTTATTGCTTTTTTAGAAAAATGTTTACAACAAAATATTTCAATGTGTATATTAACTGCTAACCATCGTGACATAACAGAAAATGTATTAAAACAATTTCATATGAGACATTATTTTCAAAGTGTTATTTCTTGTGAAGATATACAATATACCAAACAAGATCAAAGAAGTTATCAATATGCTGCCCAAACATTAAATTTATCCATTGATAAATGTATTGTTGTAGAAGATGCATTACATGCTATTGTGACAGCAAAAAAAGCAGGTTTTTATGTTAAAGCAATTTATGATAAAGCGAATGATTCGGATTGGAATCAAATTGTTTTAACAGCCGATCAAACATATCAATCTTTTCAAAATATGGAGGTATAA
- a CDS encoding LytR/AlgR family response regulator transcription factor, with translation MKLNVYIDTKDNYLFQHIQTHLNRFIAHIQYVSYENLKEPFIVFKEVNSIWDLQSHVYPSHTVIYILNNAELIFLALDYSPLGFIRKDQFDNDIENIIHVITKIYQNLESILTLKIGYTHIQLESSQITYIESYGHYLVIHTLNSEYRIREKISDMLKKLPINFKRIHKSIIVNQTYVHSQQGQELILNNGERLPIGRKYKF, from the coding sequence ATGAAACTTAATGTTTATATAGATACTAAAGATAACTATCTTTTTCAACATATCCAAACTCATCTTAATCGTTTTATTGCTCATATCCAATATGTATCATATGAAAACCTGAAAGAACCATTCATTGTATTTAAAGAAGTTAATTCTATTTGGGATTTACAATCACATGTTTATCCTAGTCATACCGTTATCTATATTTTAAATAATGCTGAATTGATATTTTTAGCACTAGATTATAGCCCTCTAGGTTTTATCCGTAAAGATCAGTTTGATAATGATATTGAAAATATCATTCATGTGATTACAAAAATTTATCAAAATCTAGAAAGTATATTAACATTAAAAATAGGTTATACACATATTCAATTAGAAAGTAGTCAAATCACTTATATTGAATCATATGGTCATTATCTCGTTATTCATACCTTAAATAGTGAATATCGAATAAGAGAGAAAATAAGTGATATGCTAAAAAAACTTCCAATAAATTTTAAACGTATTCATAAAAGTATTATTGTGAATCAAACTTATGTTCACTCTCAGCAAGGGCAGGAACTGATATTAAATAATGGAGAAAGACTGCCAATTGGTAGAAAATATAAATTTTAA
- the thiM gene encoding hydroxyethylthiazole kinase: MFEKIMQNVCEKKPLIHCITNAVTMNDCANAVLAVKGSPIMADDEKEVEEITSICQGLVLNIGTLNQRTIASMIKAGKKANALGHPVILDPVGAGASSLRNECIQQLLDEVKMTVIRGNISEIKAIALNTSTTRGVDASEEDAIDENNRDDVIAFAKRLSQKTGAVISISGAIDVIANEKEAYLIQNGCPQMSLITGTGCMLSAITGVYVSANTESVLLAVACATAIMGYSGELAFQRIQQEQLGIGSLRVYLMDYLYLMDFHRLEEGLKVERR, from the coding sequence ATGTTTGAAAAAATTATGCAAAATGTGTGTGAGAAAAAGCCATTAATTCATTGTATAACAAATGCAGTGACAATGAATGATTGCGCCAATGCAGTATTAGCTGTTAAGGGAAGTCCAATTATGGCTGATGATGAGAAAGAGGTTGAAGAGATTACAAGTATTTGTCAGGGATTGGTTTTAAATATTGGAACTTTAAATCAAAGAACAATAGCGTCAATGATAAAAGCTGGAAAGAAGGCGAATGCATTAGGACATCCAGTTATATTGGATCCTGTTGGGGCTGGTGCTAGTTCTTTACGTAATGAGTGTATACAGCAACTCTTAGATGAAGTTAAGATGACTGTCATTAGAGGAAATATTTCAGAGATAAAAGCAATTGCGTTAAATACATCAACGACAAGAGGTGTTGATGCAAGCGAGGAAGATGCGATTGATGAAAATAATAGAGATGATGTGATTGCTTTTGCTAAAAGATTGAGTCAAAAAACAGGAGCAGTGATTTCTATCAGTGGGGCTATAGATGTGATTGCGAATGAAAAAGAAGCTTATCTGATTCAAAATGGTTGTCCACAAATGTCATTGATTACAGGAACAGGATGTATGTTAAGTGCAATAACTGGTGTTTATGTATCAGCAAATACAGAGTCAGTTTTATTAGCTGTTGCTTGTGCTACAGCAATTATGGGATATAGTGGTGAATTGGCTTTTCAAAGGATTCAACAGGAACAATTAGGAATAGGGAGTTTGAGAGTTTATTTAATGGATTATCTTTATTTGATGGATTTTCATCGTTTAGAGGAGGGACTTAAAGTTGAAAGAAGATAG